A stretch of the Dioscorea cayenensis subsp. rotundata cultivar TDr96_F1 chromosome 4, TDr96_F1_v2_PseudoChromosome.rev07_lg8_w22 25.fasta, whole genome shotgun sequence genome encodes the following:
- the LOC120258088 gene encoding non-specific lipid transfer protein GPI-anchored 1 encodes MASSSSCSSCLFRALFLMMMCMGVVMSDDPLATKCSNDFQKLMGCLEYATAKKDTPSEDCCSSVTDIKGKEPVCLCFIIQQTHSGSQSVTSLGLQFGRLLQLPAACKLANASLSDCPKLLKLSPNSTDAAIFTNATKASSSTSSSTSAVPASSAGIIDHILLVVALVTVVASSMLLSIL; translated from the exons atggcttcttcttcttcctgttcttcttgtttgtttagAGCTTTGTTTTTGATGATGATGTGCATGGGGGTGGTGATGAGTGATGACCCATTGGCAACAAAGTGTTCTAATGATTTCCAAAAGTTGATGGGGTGTTTGGAATATGCGACTGCGAAGAAGGATACACCGAGCGAGGATTGTTGTAGTTCGGTGACGGAcataaaagggaaagaaccggtttgtttgtgttttattattCAGCAAACGCATAGTGGCTCGCAGTCGGTCACGTCACTTGGACTTCAGTTTGGCAGGCTCCTGCAGCTCCCTGCTGCTTGTAAACTTGCCAATGCTTCTCTCTCTGACTGCCCTA AGCTTCTAAAGCTATCTCCAAACTCAACAGACGCTGCTATCTTCACCAATGCCACCAAAG CTTCCAGTTCAACCAGTAGTTCCACAAGTGCAGTCCCAGCCTCATCCGCAGGAATCATAGATCACATCCTGCTTGTTGTTGCTTTGGTCACTGTTGTGGCCTCCTCTATGCTTTTGTCCATCTTATGA